The Lutibacter sp. Hel_I_33_5 genome has a window encoding:
- a CDS encoding aminotransferase class I/II-fold pyridoxal phosphate-dependent enzyme, giving the protein MVKDLFERIKGDKGPLGNWADKAEGYYVFPKLEGPISNRMSFNGKKVITWSINDYLGLANHPEVLKVDGESAAEDGLAYPMGARMMSGHTKYHEQLEQECAAFVDKEASYLVNFGYQGMVSAIDALVNKNDIIVYDMDTHACIIDGVRLHAGKRFVYRHNDIESCEKNLKRATRMAEKTGGGILLVSEGVFGMRGEQGRLKEIVALKEKYNFRLLVDDAHGFGTLGEGGRGTGFEQGVQDGIDVYFATFAKSMAGIGAFFAGDKDVVQYLQYNMRSQMFAKSLPMPMVKGALKRLDMIRTMPELKENLWKITNALQSGLRNAGFDLGTTQTCITPVFLKGDIPEAMAMVHDLREKHGVFCSIVVYPVIPKGLIILRLIPTARHTQEDVDETITAFSAIREKLANGTYKKIAAAMMNE; this is encoded by the coding sequence ATGGTAAAAGATTTATTTGAGAGAATAAAAGGCGATAAAGGTCCATTAGGTAATTGGGCAGATAAGGCAGAAGGATACTATGTATTTCCAAAATTAGAAGGGCCAATTTCTAATAGAATGTCTTTTAATGGTAAAAAAGTAATTACTTGGAGTATTAATGATTATTTAGGATTAGCAAATCATCCAGAGGTTTTAAAAGTTGATGGAGAATCGGCAGCAGAAGATGGATTAGCCTATCCAATGGGAGCAAGAATGATGTCTGGTCATACAAAATATCATGAACAATTAGAGCAAGAATGTGCTGCTTTTGTTGATAAAGAAGCTTCGTATTTAGTAAACTTCGGATATCAAGGAATGGTGTCTGCTATTGATGCTTTGGTCAATAAAAATGATATTATTGTATATGATATGGATACCCATGCCTGTATTATTGATGGTGTTAGACTTCATGCAGGAAAACGTTTTGTATATCGACATAATGATATAGAAAGTTGCGAGAAAAACTTAAAACGAGCTACTAGAATGGCAGAAAAAACTGGCGGAGGAATCTTGTTAGTTTCTGAAGGTGTTTTTGGAATGCGTGGAGAGCAAGGGCGTTTAAAAGAAATAGTTGCCTTAAAAGAAAAATACAATTTCAGGTTATTAGTTGATGATGCGCACGGTTTTGGAACACTAGGCGAGGGTGGAAGAGGAACAGGATTTGAGCAAGGTGTACAAGATGGAATCGATGTGTATTTTGCAACTTTTGCAAAATCTATGGCAGGTATTGGTGCTTTCTTTGCAGGAGATAAAGATGTAGTACAATACTTACAATATAACATGCGTTCTCAAATGTTTGCAAAATCGTTACCAATGCCAATGGTAAAAGGTGCTTTAAAACGTTTGGATATGATTAGAACCATGCCAGAATTAAAAGAGAATCTTTGGAAAATAACCAATGCCTTACAATCTGGTTTACGAAATGCTGGTTTCGATTTAGGAACTACACAAACCTGTATTACTCCTGTATTCTTAAAAGGTGACATACCAGAAGCCATGGCTATGGTACACGATTTACGTGAAAAACACGGTGTATTTTGTTCTATAGTTGTATATCCAGTAATACCAAAAGGATTAATTATTTTACGTTTAATTCCTACTGCAAGACATACCCAAGAAGATGTTGATGAAACTATCACTGCTTTTTCTGCGATTAGAGAAAAACTAGCGAATGGAACGTACAAGAAAATAGCTGCTGCTATGATGAATGAGTAG
- a CDS encoding cupin domain-containing protein, which produces MDRKKFIQTTGIGLGFALIPGILQGKESKTKNSLSKNVQPKIIKDSEGDVLNVIGDIQTHKLIGSDTDNQLVEWVDNVEPGVGIPPHIHTKEDEIFRVIKGQIEIMVNGKTTVLHEGDVAFAPKNIPHSWKVVGTEKAKMITSAFPAGIEYMFKELSKLPAGPPNFKKVAEICAKHGISFV; this is translated from the coding sequence ATGGACAGAAAAAAATTCATACAAACTACGGGAATTGGCTTAGGATTTGCTCTAATTCCAGGAATCCTCCAAGGCAAAGAGTCAAAAACTAAAAATTCTCTTTCAAAAAATGTACAGCCAAAAATCATTAAAGATTCCGAAGGCGATGTTTTAAATGTAATCGGTGATATTCAAACCCATAAATTGATTGGTAGTGATACTGATAACCAATTAGTTGAATGGGTTGATAATGTTGAGCCTGGAGTTGGTATTCCTCCACATATCCACACCAAAGAAGACGAAATATTTAGGGTCATTAAAGGACAAATTGAAATAATGGTTAATGGAAAAACAACGGTCTTACATGAAGGTGATGTAGCTTTCGCCCCCAAAAACATACCCCATTCTTGGAAAGTTGTCGGAACAGAAAAAGCTAAAATGATTACCTCTGCTTTCCCTGCCGGGATAGAATATATGTTCAAAGAATTATCAAAACTTCCAGCGGGTCCTCCCAATTTTAAAAAAGTAGCTGAAATTTGTGCGAAACATGGAATTAGCTTTGTCTAA
- a CDS encoding AraC family transcriptional regulator, translated as MKPDSVNISQIINEVTKKPDSDYYVVCWIKNEVDGIEIENELYKNVSNSIFFLDSKFQWKIFKKENNESSGYILYLSKDILNNPTLSNLHINKVRLFNSGEVPLFKLSPGIEKRTQAILEMIDELLGSQLNHKDDAILSLLNTFFVYCDGQCNIKSIVSNNNSKTNVVYKFKKLVDENVLKNHEVAFYAKLLNVTPKYLNECVQEVLSVSSKNIIIEQLLMRSRHALKFSNKSIKEICFELGFSSPDYFSYFFKTHTGITPTTLRKS; from the coding sequence ATGAAACCAGATTCTGTAAACATATCACAAATAATAAATGAGGTAACTAAAAAACCTGATAGTGATTATTACGTAGTTTGTTGGATTAAAAATGAAGTTGATGGAATAGAGATTGAGAATGAATTATATAAAAATGTATCAAATTCAATTTTTTTCCTTGACTCTAAATTTCAATGGAAAATATTCAAGAAAGAAAACAATGAATCTTCTGGATATATTTTATATTTATCTAAAGATATTTTAAATAATCCAACCTTAAGTAACCTTCATATAAACAAAGTAAGACTTTTCAATTCAGGTGAAGTACCTTTATTTAAATTGAGTCCAGGCATAGAAAAAAGAACCCAAGCAATTCTTGAAATGATTGATGAACTTTTAGGATCTCAACTTAATCATAAAGATGATGCCATACTCTCTCTGTTAAACACCTTTTTTGTGTATTGTGATGGACAATGCAATATTAAATCAATAGTTTCAAACAATAATTCTAAAACTAATGTAGTCTATAAATTCAAAAAACTAGTTGATGAAAACGTATTGAAAAATCATGAAGTAGCCTTTTATGCAAAATTACTTAATGTCACTCCAAAATATTTAAATGAATGTGTACAAGAAGTATTAAGTGTAAGTTCAAAAAATATCATCATTGAACAATTACTTATGAGATCTAGGCATGCTTTAAAATTTTCAAATAAATCGATAAAAGAAATATGTTTTGAATTAGGTTTTTCTTCTCCAGATTATTTCAGTTACTTTTTTAAAACTCATACCGGAATTACACCTACCACGCTTAGAAAAAGTTAA
- a CDS encoding DEAD/DEAH box helicase: MSTFLELGLKEPINRALTDLGYEKPTVIQEKAIPQIISSTDDLKAFAQTGTGKTAAFSLPILELLDENNSNVQAIILSPTRELAVQIGNNIKDFCKYQKNVKVTTVYGGSSMEDQIRSLKKGSQIVVGTPGRTVDLIKRRALKLGNVQWLVLDEADEMLNMGFKDELDKVLEATPDTKQTLLFSATFPREVEAIARNYMTNPVEITSGEKNSGSENVSHEFYAVTERTRYPALKRIADINPDIYAIIFCRTRRETQEVADNLIKDGYNADSLHGDLSQAQRDSVMGKFRKKTIQILVATDVAARGLDVTELTHVINHKLPDQIENYTHRSGRTGRAGNKGISIALVNGKEKGKLRVIERIIKKKFVEGKVPTGKEIVHNQLMNLIDKVQKTEVNESEIKEFLPTIYDKLKDLDREELIQKFVSLEFNSMLAYYENSKDLNDLGRENSRSRATADNMTRFFINIGRKDSLNPAKLIGLINDQNIGDKIEIGAIDILDTFSFFEIDKNYEEKTLAAFGDNQPDFEGRSVNVEITKKERSGGGRRGGKKPFGKKDGGFGRRRSSEGSSRRSGSGGGDRNRSGRSDRPDRNSGDRKSGGFGRRRRER; this comes from the coding sequence ATGTCAACATTTTTAGAATTAGGTTTAAAAGAACCTATCAATAGAGCATTAACAGATTTAGGGTATGAAAAACCAACTGTTATTCAAGAAAAAGCAATTCCTCAAATCATATCTTCAACAGACGATTTAAAAGCATTTGCACAAACAGGTACTGGTAAAACAGCTGCTTTTAGTTTACCAATATTAGAACTTTTAGATGAAAATAATAGCAATGTACAAGCAATTATTTTATCACCAACTAGAGAGTTAGCAGTTCAAATTGGAAACAATATAAAGGACTTTTGCAAATATCAAAAAAACGTAAAAGTAACTACTGTTTATGGTGGTTCTAGCATGGAAGATCAAATTAGATCCTTAAAGAAAGGGTCACAAATTGTTGTAGGAACTCCAGGTAGAACTGTAGATTTAATAAAAAGAAGAGCTTTAAAATTAGGTAACGTTCAATGGCTCGTTTTAGATGAGGCCGATGAAATGTTAAACATGGGCTTTAAAGACGAATTAGATAAAGTATTAGAAGCTACTCCAGATACAAAACAAACCTTATTATTTTCTGCAACATTCCCTAGAGAAGTTGAAGCGATTGCAAGAAATTATATGACCAATCCAGTAGAAATTACTTCTGGAGAAAAGAATTCAGGTTCAGAAAATGTAAGTCATGAGTTTTATGCTGTTACTGAAAGAACAAGATATCCAGCTTTAAAAAGAATAGCAGATATAAACCCAGATATTTATGCCATCATTTTTTGTAGAACTCGTAGAGAAACACAAGAAGTTGCCGATAATTTAATAAAAGATGGATATAACGCAGATTCTTTGCATGGAGATTTATCTCAAGCACAAAGAGATTCTGTGATGGGTAAATTCAGAAAAAAAACAATTCAAATTTTAGTCGCTACAGATGTTGCTGCACGTGGTTTGGATGTTACTGAATTAACACATGTAATTAATCATAAATTACCAGATCAGATAGAAAACTACACACACAGAAGTGGTAGAACCGGTAGAGCTGGAAACAAAGGGATTTCTATTGCTTTAGTAAACGGTAAAGAAAAAGGTAAGTTACGAGTTATAGAAAGAATTATAAAAAAGAAATTTGTAGAAGGAAAAGTACCTACTGGTAAAGAAATTGTACATAATCAATTGATGAACTTAATAGATAAAGTTCAGAAAACTGAGGTAAACGAATCTGAAATTAAAGAGTTTCTACCTACAATTTATGATAAGTTAAAAGACTTAGACAGAGAAGAATTAATTCAAAAATTTGTCTCTCTAGAGTTTAATTCAATGTTAGCGTATTATGAAAACTCTAAAGATTTAAACGATTTAGGTAGAGAAAACTCTAGATCTAGAGCTACTGCAGATAATATGACGCGCTTCTTTATCAATATTGGTAGAAAAGATAGTTTGAATCCAGCTAAATTAATTGGTTTAATTAACGATCAAAATATTGGTGATAAGATAGAAATTGGAGCGATTGATATTTTAGATACGTTTTCTTTCTTTGAGATTGATAAAAATTACGAAGAAAAAACATTAGCTGCTTTTGGAGATAATCAACCTGATTTTGAAGGTCGTTCTGTAAATGTAGAAATTACCAAGAAAGAACGTTCTGGTGGCGGAAGAAGAGGCGGAAAAAAACCTTTTGGAAAAAAAGATGGAGGATTTGGAAGACGTAGAAGTTCTGAAGGATCTTCTAGAAGAAGTGGTTCTGGAGGAGGAGATAGAAATAGATCTGGACGTTCTGATAGACCCGATAGAAATTCTGGTGACAGAAAATCTGGCGGTTTCGGAAGAAGACGTAGAGAGCGTTAG
- a CDS encoding ABC-F family ATP-binding cassette domain-containing protein, protein MLSVSNLSVQFGKRVLFDEVNTQFFQGNCYGIIGANGAGKSTFLKILSGIQDPTSGHVHLETGKRMSVLSQDHYAFDEFPVLETVVMGNKDLFKIKKQIDDLYADYTDENAEKIGELQIVFEEMNGWNADSDAAAMLSNLGIKEDLHYTLMKDLDGKQKVRVLIAQALFGSPDVLIMDEPTNDLDFETIAWLENFLANFDNTVIVVSHDRHFLDAVCTHISDIDFGKINHYSGNYTFWYESSQLAARQRAQQNKKAEDKKKELEEFIRRFSANVAKSKQATSRKKMIEKLNVEDIKPSSRRYPAIIYKSDREAGDQILNVEGLAKDFEGESLFSKVDINLNKGDKVAVISKNSRAITAFYQIISGNVEADAGKYSWGVTTTQSYLPLDNSSFFQNGNLNLVDWLRQYAQTEEEREEVFLRGFLGKMIFSGEEALKKSNVLSGGEKVRCMLSRMMMKRANILMLDEPTNHLDLESIQALNNALINFKGTLLFSTHDHEFAQTVANRIIELTPKGVIDRHATFDEYLTDPKIKELREKMYS, encoded by the coding sequence ATGTTATCAGTTTCTAATTTATCAGTTCAATTTGGAAAACGAGTTTTATTTGATGAAGTAAACACACAATTCTTTCAAGGAAATTGTTACGGAATTATAGGCGCAAACGGTGCTGGAAAATCTACATTTCTAAAAATATTATCGGGTATTCAAGATCCAACTTCGGGTCATGTTCATTTAGAGACAGGAAAAAGAATGTCGGTTTTATCTCAAGACCACTATGCTTTTGATGAGTTTCCAGTGTTAGAAACTGTGGTAATGGGAAATAAAGATTTGTTTAAAATTAAAAAACAAATTGATGATTTATATGCTGACTATACTGATGAAAATGCAGAGAAAATAGGGGAGCTTCAAATAGTTTTTGAAGAAATGAATGGTTGGAATGCAGATTCGGATGCTGCTGCAATGTTGTCTAATCTTGGTATTAAAGAAGATTTGCATTATACCTTAATGAAAGATTTGGATGGTAAACAAAAGGTACGTGTCTTAATTGCACAAGCATTATTTGGTTCTCCAGATGTGTTAATTATGGATGAGCCAACAAACGATTTAGATTTTGAAACGATAGCTTGGTTAGAAAATTTCTTAGCTAATTTTGATAACACCGTAATTGTAGTATCGCATGATAGACACTTTTTAGATGCGGTTTGTACGCATATTTCTGATATCGATTTTGGTAAAATAAATCATTATTCTGGGAATTATACGTTTTGGTATGAATCTAGTCAATTGGCGGCAAGACAACGTGCACAACAAAACAAAAAAGCAGAAGATAAAAAGAAAGAATTAGAAGAATTTATACGTCGTTTTTCTGCCAATGTTGCAAAATCTAAGCAAGCAACATCACGTAAAAAAATGATTGAAAAATTAAACGTGGAAGATATAAAACCTTCTAGTAGACGTTACCCAGCAATTATTTATAAAAGTGATCGAGAAGCTGGAGATCAAATTTTAAATGTTGAAGGATTAGCAAAAGATTTTGAAGGTGAATCTTTATTTTCTAAAGTTGACATCAACTTAAATAAAGGAGATAAAGTGGCTGTTATTTCTAAAAACTCACGAGCAATTACAGCATTTTATCAAATTATATCTGGAAATGTAGAAGCAGATGCAGGAAAGTATTCTTGGGGTGTAACTACAACACAATCGTATTTACCATTAGATAATTCAAGTTTTTTCCAAAATGGAAACTTAAATTTAGTTGATTGGTTACGTCAATATGCACAAACGGAAGAAGAACGAGAAGAAGTATTTTTAAGAGGGTTTCTTGGAAAGATGATTTTTTCTGGTGAAGAAGCTTTAAAGAAAAGTAATGTGCTTTCTGGAGGAGAAAAAGTACGTTGTATGTTGTCTAGAATGATGATGAAAAGAGCAAATATTTTAATGCTAGACGAACCAACAAATCACTTAGACTTAGAATCTATTCAGGCGTTAAACAATGCTTTAATTAATTTTAAAGGGACGTTATTGTTTTCTACACATGATCATGAGTTTGCGCAAACGGTTGCGAATAGAATAATTGAATTAACGCCTAAAGGTGTTATTGATAGACATGCAACTTTTGATGAATATTTAACGGATCCAAAAATTAAAGAATTACGTGAGAAAATGTATTCTTAA
- a CDS encoding hydrogen peroxide-inducible genes activator has product MTITQLKYVLAVAKYQNFTVASEHSFVTQPTLSMQIQKLEDELDVQIFNRAKKPIELTEVGKRIVEQAKVIIDESSRIVDIIHQEKGFIGGEFRLGIIPTVMPTLLPMFLNNFTKKHPKVQLIIEELTTEEITRKLSDGSIDAAIAATPLESNDIIERPLYYEPFVGLIPEDHRLYNKTSIEIDELEMDDILLLEDGHCFKDSVINLCRTYKSDKSKSFQLESGSFSTLVKLSKEGLGMTLLPYLHTLDLNELDKKHLREFTNPPPAREVSLIYHNSQLKLQIIKALKDAIDGVVRGAITFSDVKIISPLQKR; this is encoded by the coding sequence ATGACCATCACCCAATTAAAATACGTTTTAGCTGTTGCAAAATATCAAAACTTTACTGTTGCCTCAGAACATAGTTTTGTAACACAACCCACGTTAAGTATGCAAATTCAAAAGTTGGAAGACGAATTAGATGTACAAATATTTAATCGTGCTAAAAAACCTATTGAATTAACAGAAGTTGGTAAACGTATTGTTGAACAAGCTAAAGTTATTATAGATGAAAGTAGTCGAATCGTAGATATTATTCATCAAGAAAAAGGATTTATTGGCGGCGAATTTAGGCTTGGTATTATTCCAACTGTCATGCCAACACTATTACCCATGTTCTTAAATAACTTTACAAAAAAGCATCCAAAAGTTCAATTAATTATTGAAGAATTAACAACCGAAGAAATCACACGAAAACTTTCTGATGGCTCTATTGATGCTGCTATTGCGGCTACTCCATTAGAAAGTAATGATATTATTGAACGTCCATTATATTATGAACCTTTTGTAGGTTTAATTCCAGAAGATCATCGATTATATAACAAAACCAGTATTGAAATCGATGAATTAGAAATGGACGATATTTTACTCCTAGAAGACGGTCATTGTTTTAAGGACAGTGTAATTAATCTTTGTAGAACCTATAAAAGTGATAAATCAAAGAGTTTTCAATTAGAAAGTGGTAGTTTTTCTACATTAGTTAAACTTTCAAAAGAAGGTTTAGGAATGACGCTTCTACCCTATTTACATACCTTAGATTTAAATGAACTGGATAAAAAACACTTACGTGAATTTACAAATCCACCTCCTGCACGAGAAGTTAGTTTAATTTACCATAATTCTCAACTAAAACTACAGATTATTAAAGCTCTAAAAGATGCTATTGATGGTGTTGTTCGAGGTGCAATCACATTTTCTGATGTAAAAATTATTAGCCCTTTACAGAAAAGGTAA
- a CDS encoding 1-acyl-sn-glycerol-3-phosphate acyltransferase: MPLFKENPFGHILWIKKWLIRILGVISHGRYRRFNNLQIEGSEIIRNLPDNNVLFISNHQTYFADVAAMFHVFNASLKGRVDNIKNIGYIWNPKLNLYYVAAGETMRSGILPKIFAYVGSVSIDRTWRSEGKDVKRQVKMSDISNISTALSDGWVITFPQGTTTAFKPIRRGTAHIIKTYKPTVVPIVIDGFRRSFDKKGLQIKKRNVLQSMVIKEPLEIDYENEEIADIVTKIEHAIEQHPSYLKVLSVDEYAKQEAELNKKREFWS, encoded by the coding sequence ATGCCTTTATTCAAAGAAAATCCTTTTGGACATATTTTATGGATAAAAAAATGGCTGATTAGAATTCTAGGCGTAATTTCTCACGGTAGATATAGACGCTTTAACAATCTTCAAATCGAAGGATCTGAAATTATTAGGAATTTACCAGATAACAACGTCTTATTTATCTCTAATCATCAAACATATTTTGCAGATGTTGCCGCTATGTTTCATGTATTTAACGCTTCACTTAAAGGACGAGTAGATAATATTAAAAATATTGGGTATATCTGGAACCCTAAATTGAATTTATATTATGTAGCAGCTGGTGAAACGATGCGTTCTGGAATTTTACCTAAAATATTTGCTTACGTTGGTTCTGTTTCTATTGATAGAACTTGGAGAAGCGAAGGAAAAGATGTAAAAAGACAAGTAAAAATGTCTGATATTTCTAACATTAGTACCGCCTTAAGTGATGGATGGGTTATTACGTTTCCGCAAGGAACAACTACAGCTTTTAAACCAATTAGAAGAGGAACTGCACATATTATTAAAACCTACAAACCAACAGTTGTACCTATTGTTATTGATGGTTTTAGACGCTCTTTTGATAAAAAAGGATTACAGATTAAAAAGCGTAATGTCTTACAATCTATGGTAATTAAAGAACCCTTAGAAATTGATTATGAAAATGAAGAAATTGCTGATATTGTTACTAAAATTGAACATGCTATAGAACAACATCCTTCTTATTTAAAAGTTCTTTCTGTTGATGAATATGCTAAACAGGAAGCCGAATTAAATAAGAAAAGAGAATTCTGGAGCTAA
- a CDS encoding CoA pyrophosphatase, whose protein sequence is MDFNNFLSTLNTLKNNDLGGLESHFRLAPQMRLQYNEEKIKAKDPKKAAVLALFYPNNQGEACFLLTQRASYKGTHSAQISFPGGKIEEDDTNLEETALRETFEEVGVSKIYVTMIREMTAVYIPPSNFLATPFLGYATTKPNFIANNEVAELIEVKVDDLLDDKNISSVKMSTSYMENIDVPCFKLNNHIVWGATAMMLNEIKELFKQANV, encoded by the coding sequence ATGGATTTTAATAATTTCTTGTCAACACTTAACACTCTTAAAAATAACGATTTAGGCGGATTAGAATCGCATTTTAGATTAGCTCCACAAATGAGATTACAATATAATGAAGAAAAAATTAAGGCGAAGGATCCGAAAAAAGCAGCAGTTTTGGCATTGTTTTACCCTAATAATCAAGGAGAAGCCTGTTTTTTATTAACGCAAAGGGCTAGTTATAAAGGCACGCATTCTGCACAAATTAGTTTTCCTGGCGGGAAAATTGAAGAGGATGATACAAACTTAGAAGAAACGGCATTAAGAGAAACTTTTGAAGAAGTAGGTGTCTCTAAAATATATGTTACTATGATAAGAGAGATGACAGCTGTTTATATACCGCCAAGTAATTTTTTAGCAACGCCTTTTTTAGGCTACGCAACTACAAAACCAAATTTTATCGCCAATAATGAAGTTGCTGAATTAATTGAAGTAAAAGTTGATGATTTATTAGATGATAAAAATATTTCTTCCGTAAAAATGTCTACTTCTTACATGGAAAACATAGATGTACCTTGCTTTAAATTAAATAACCATATTGTTTGGGGTGCCACAGCAATGATGCTAAACGAAATTAAAGAGCTATTTAAGCAAGCAAATGTTTAA
- a CDS encoding DUF6787 family protein, whose protein sequence is MEKLKKRWGIISNWAIVAILIVFAINGSFSAWVAKPITAFFGLSPETLHPWLYWPLRILLIFPVYQITLPIVGWLFGQFKFFWAFEKKFLARIGLGFLFKN, encoded by the coding sequence ATGGAAAAATTAAAAAAACGTTGGGGAATTATTAGCAATTGGGCAATAGTGGCTATTCTTATAGTTTTTGCAATCAATGGATCATTTTCTGCTTGGGTTGCTAAACCAATTACTGCTTTTTTTGGATTATCCCCAGAAACGTTACACCCTTGGTTATATTGGCCACTTAGAATTTTACTCATTTTTCCTGTGTACCAAATTACCCTTCCAATTGTTGGATGGTTATTTGGACAATTTAAATTCTTTTGGGCTTTTGAAAAAAAGTTTTTAGCAAGAATAGGTTTAGGCTTTTTATTTAAAAATTAA
- a CDS encoding DUF937 domain-containing protein gives MAGILDLLNSDLGKTIISGVAGSTGNDSGKTGSVLTMALPVLMKAMERNASTPKGAEGLMGALSKKHDGSILDNLGDLFKGGVNKEVVQDGGNILGHILGNNQQNVEQVIGQKAGMDKGGVANILKVAAPILMGVLGKQASQQKVQQPSDLSGLLGGLLGGASNSGPVTKEQTFLEKMLDSDGDGSIIDDVAGMVLGGGDKKSGGLGGLLGGLFGK, from the coding sequence ATGGCAGGAATTTTAGACTTACTAAATAGCGACTTAGGAAAAACAATAATCTCAGGTGTTGCAGGTTCAACAGGAAATGATTCTGGTAAAACAGGAAGCGTTTTAACAATGGCTTTACCAGTATTAATGAAAGCAATGGAAAGAAATGCTTCTACACCTAAAGGTGCAGAAGGATTAATGGGTGCTTTATCAAAAAAACATGATGGAAGTATTTTAGACAATTTAGGAGATTTGTTTAAAGGAGGTGTAAATAAAGAAGTTGTTCAAGATGGTGGGAATATTTTAGGTCATATTTTAGGAAATAATCAACAAAACGTAGAACAAGTTATAGGACAGAAAGCTGGCATGGATAAAGGTGGTGTTGCTAATATTTTAAAAGTTGCTGCACCAATTTTAATGGGAGTTTTAGGTAAACAAGCATCTCAACAAAAAGTACAACAACCAAGTGATTTATCTGGTCTTTTAGGAGGACTACTTGGAGGTGCTAGTAATTCAGGACCTGTTACTAAAGAACAAACCTTTCTTGAAAAGATGTTAGACAGTGATGGTGATGGTAGTATAATTGATGATGTTGCTGGAATGGTTTTAGGTGGAGGAGATAAAAAATCTGGTGGTCTTGGCGGACTTTTAGGTGGATTATTTGGAAAATAA